DNA from Nematostella vectensis chromosome 5, jaNemVect1.1, whole genome shotgun sequence:
aaccattacataccttgtcaacacctcccctcttggtacactgaccaagcagtaccatacagactgatggtccaaccattacataccttatcaacacctccctcctggtacactgtccaggcagtaccatacagactgatggtctggccattacataccttgttaacacctccctcctggtacactgaccaggcagtaccatacagactgatggtccaaccattacatactttgtcaacacctccctcctggtacactgaccaggcagtaccatacagactgatggtctgaccattacatactttgtcaacacctccctcctggtacactgaccaggcagtaccatacagactgatggtctgaccattacataccttatcaacacctccctcttggtacactgaccaggcagtaccatacagactgatggtctggccattacataccttgggtacacctccctcctggtacactgaccaggcagtaccatacagactgatggtccaaccattacataccttatcaacacctccctcctggtacactgtccaggcagtaccatacagactgatggtctggccattacataccttgggtacacctccctcctggtacactgaccaggcagtaccatacagactgatggtccaaccattacataccttatcaacacctccctcctggtacactgaccagTTAGTTCCGTCAAGACTGTAGCTGATCGTAAAGCTTGTGATCCAATTGTCTGCTCCGGTACTTCCCTGTGTTTGCACTTTGGTGACTATCACAAGTCGCTTCAGGTCAATCTGTATCCATTTCTCAGGGTCAGATCCGTGTGCTATCCAGGCTCTAGGGGAGGTTGAATTCGCGTCTAGGTTCAAGCGTGCGTACTTTCCCATATAATAATCAAAGTAATAAGAGCTCTGGGTGATTTGGTCGTCTTTGATTCTGTAATCTTCCATCCCAAGAGCTCGAGCTTCCTCTGTTAAGATTACATTGAGCCTCATCAGTATAATTCAATTCATCACGAGTTAAATGCctctgttattacatttccaTTAGAATGTTAGTACTATTGAAATATACAAATTGACTCGTCGGCCTTcaatttagaaaataatttattatgtTTATGTCATACTTATGTCGCAATTCTCTCCGATAAATACATCATGGCAGACACACGTGTAGGTATCGTCGAGCTTGCTGGTGTGACATGTTCCATTATTACACGGCTTGTGCTCACATGCGCTCTGCAACATGTACAATTGTGGAAAGAGCCTGTCAGGAATATTATTATACAACTACGGCTTTGACAACgagattgaaaaaaaaagtatgcgGCTCGGTTGTGGTTGGGTTGAAAACAGCTGAAATGTTTCAGACAGgacgcattttcacgtgcttcTACGGAATATTGAAtgaaattccattgttttctgctgtCGTCGTCCATGTTGCCGTCGTCGTTTCTTCAAGGTCGCTGGTGGTTACAGCATTTTGATGTCATTTTGCGTCTAAAGTCTTGACTGAAATCACTTTTTCCTTGTAAAAAAATGGACCTAATTTTGTTTGAGCCTCTATCCTTTATCAATCGACTCAGAACATAGAATAGATATTCCCTGATAAATTTCTGTAATGACATGAAAAATCAttctcggggacccagggcgatACAGGAAACCGAATCAAGAGAACTCGCGAAGACGAAAAAGACATATTCCCTCTCCTTTCTTACGTCTTCTCGCGGGGATCCAGGGTGATGCAGGGAACCGAATCGAGAGTACGCGCGAAGACGAAAAAGACGTCTTCCCTCTTCTTTCTTTCGTCGGTTTCCTGCATCGCTATTTTTGGTATGTTTGCTCGACTATAAAATGTTTTGCAGATTCGTATGATATTGTAAGTTTAATTAGCCAGCTTTGCTCTTGTGAAAACTGTAAATCTTCCCCCATGAGTAGTAAACTAGTAAATTATACGGAGACTCCTTAAACAACGAGGCAAAATTCCTAAATAGGAATGGATAATAATGTTAAGTCTTGTTATTTACTCACGATTATTTACTGATTACTGATGTAGTAAATAAAATCGTGCCATAGAACTTTCATTATCTGCTTGTTGCTGTATTTCTCAAGGAAGCTAAATTATTCAACAgataacaaaacaacacacaaaaaCAGAGTTGGGCTACCAGGTGATAACCACTCGATATCCGCCCCACTCAATACCCCTGATAGCCCGGTAAATCCGCCCCACATCTAATTCGTAAATTCTAATAACGGATTCTTCGGTAAGCGGCAAgcatatgaaaaataaaagctCACATATAGGGGAATCTGACATAATCTTATGAGCCAGCATAAACACCATCATatttcaggggggggggggggactttggATTTTCATAgacaccgaaacgcgtttcgcgtagattaataattgctaattatcaGTCTActtcgggaccacttcgcgtggattaataattagcaattattaatctacgcaaaacacactccgcgtagataaataattagcaatggttagcaatcattaattCGCTGTCTATCGACAGAAGCGGGACTGGggcctttcatagaaacgagtgggaaccttgcaattagacccccgtctgtcctgtagtataCGACATGTGCATACGTACGTATATATACACATGTGCATAGcattcgaaggatgaagtgcggaaaagattactgtaggtggctaaaggtcggccatgcaaacacgtgtggccagaggtgcatggatacctactgcaaggtgtaCCTCCAAGGGCTCCATAAGGGCAGCCCCTttcccgtgccgtgcaggatctgcggcatagggacgcagtcggagacgcggttgtgtcgcccctgcggagcgaatcgtgtagggcagaggatgcgcggcaccgagaggcgcgctcgggaatggttcgcactcgtcctctCTGATATCGTAGCCGGCGGagctgggtggcacaaggcatatcCGAACACCCGTCCTGTCTGATACCGCAGGGctgcgatacgggcaattagagactgggtggtacaaggcatacccaaataCCCGTCCTGTCTGATACCGCAGGGctgcgatacgggcaattagagactgggtggtacaaggcatacccaaataCCCGTCCTGTCTGATACCGCAaggctgtgatacgggcaattagagactgggtggcacaaggcatacccaaacatggacgcttacatagaggagATTTTCAATAACATGCCTGAGGCGCCCGCCgcactggcagggctggtccagaacatcctggacgagggcATCCCCGGGGATGCCAAGCgcaagctgcttaagccgctcacAGGCAAGaatcctgggtacgagtggcgacccgaagcggcttggggtccgaagaagtcggggagcttggccaaggagccaagcactgcgccgagtctgccgtgcgatctagtggccgcaacctctgcaaagatgtatctaACCGGCCATGGAGggtcggggaagaccgagtgggtggtgagcatgttccgcggccgcaacgttgtggtgctcactcccgagaacgaccttgcccacgaccatcgcaataacccgcgcctcgcggtgaaggtTCAAACCTACCActactacctctgcataccagcggagaagccgatagaggagtggagaccttccgagctggggcacaaactcgaccatctcgcagaagtaatcatcattgacgagtgctgtaaggtacagactaaagtgctacgcgccatcctagagtacctcgccacgcggccgtgtcaggtagtgtgttgtggcgactatgggcaggtcctgctcaaggagtgggcacaagggaacatccgctggttcaagtccgactaccgctgcctgtgtgaagactgcggaaagccgtacagtacatgcgtcGGCctgccctcctccaggctccacgacataaaggacAGGTTTGGTTTCGGTCAGATTCCCAACaccttgaggtgtttcgagaggagtgggatggggtagcgttcgacgcggcgatcgagcacccacccaagcgatatgtgggtgtgctcgaccaacaagatgggggctctTGTTCAGCAGTGATTaatagagcaccacaggaaaaactacccccgattgccagcaaccatcctcttttgaccccgatcctagcgtcgcgcatcgttatcgcaagcaagggcggccagtgcccgtgccaggcaaaagggttgAGAATATCGACGcatacaaaggcacggtagtcgaggttcctctcgacgcggtccttaacgggcttcccctcgagtggaaatgCGCGGGCTGAGGAAccgtccaccgggtgcagggcaagactatccagactccaagacgtctgtttatcatggatcacgaatgctgtatacaccggcatctcccgataacacccccggtgccttggttcccacatgactgcaggctacgcccagtgaagagctcattatagcgcgaatcaagcgatacgctatagacgacaggcgaaagggtcgcacaaagtacacgggatcgcaccacgttctgacggtagaccacgtactcggcatgattgctgacgcggaaaagaagtgcacggtctgtggcaatcagcttctgcttcaggggtacaccaagagccaTCCCCAACGCTTCAATATCGACCGGCTGGatgacagtcagggtcactacaaatggaatgtcagactcacgtgccttagctgcaatagaaggcacaagcgctgatcacgcaaGCGTgacgctacgcaactgcgaatgcgtgaagccgtgcttagagtacgccgtgtaatacaacactggctgtccgggctccataaccctctttagtattgggtatgccttgcatgtccaccacgggtccgtcgcccGCCGTCGTCCCTTGTCCTGGAGGTCTTCCTCCtttttacggcgatgtacacctccgttccgatctctaaggggacctctaaggggggcttttcggctttgagaggcacgcgcctcagctttatggcgtctttaggcgcaaagccgagatgacgattggcaaagcggtaacccactcgcggtttgtttcgccggatgcaagctccttcgagtactgcgcacgaaataggcgctgtgccagccagcgatggaaaaagtcggcgaaagcttggctcctgtggtgccctggctcagcccttcggacctccaccccgtggtctgttaggagctttgtggtagcacccttgaactccgtgccgtcatcaaccatgaggactttaggccatgtgagaggtccctctgaATAGATGTCAGCGAATTTGCGGGAGACGACGAccgtgctcttagtcctcagtgggagggcggctttatatcgtgaagcaacgtcaacgacagtcagggcatacttgtacccgcggtcggttggcaagaatagcaggtccgactagtggatacggtttggtatctgctccgagaagtgggcgtaggtagttGGAGGAGTaggtgtctgtgtgtagcccccgacgggctgcgagcttacccacttgcgcactcgatctatggaggctgagcccttggaaagtttggcatgcagagcggtcactccctagAAGCCatctctggcgtagtatataggacgaagaaacgcatcgagttcttcgtcggacatacGCTTCGCCGCCATTATGTGTCGGCAATGTATtgcaacaggtgtatcagtctccaacaggccgAGGCGGTCTTTCTGAGGTCGGTAGCCCCTCGGAGAACGACATTGGCGAATCTCTTAACGTACTCCCTGTCTGCGCGCCACAACTCGAGGCTTCGGTTAGCAATGTCACCAAAGCTACATAACCCACCCATCGACGACACCTTCGGTGTCAGTCGCTTAGcagcggctgctacctcgtgcatAGCACTCCACAACTGGTCTTCAATCATCTTATaagtatacgtatacgtataagcgcagtatggaaaaaggccgcctagatgcAGCGCCGGAactcagctaaggcagggctctcatcgtttgacaggaactttgcgaggtagttgccaccaacgaatgcagtcgcgtttaggacggcgccgccaaccaaaatTGCGATGGAAGCCATCGAGTAGTGTGTACGTTTCACGTGCTGTGTGTACGtgaacacgagtctaatacgtGGCCTACACGTGtagtacactactacatgggcaagatcttctggtcctcaaggtaacccttcaaagcgacagcacccgCAAaagcggcagtcatttttgcgtagttcatggcgttcgcggaggggtctttggtgaagtcttcgagcaagaccttgcgcccaacccagccaataccggcgacgaggccggttatgactgcggcgtcggtgatggtctttgtaatcttgctttgctgcTTCGTCGACATATATACGCGTGTACGCATATGATtcacggacgtgcggatatgggtggggctcttgtgtttaaatgtctgcttactccatggctaACAGTCGAGATTTGCATAgtccgggagcgcgaagcgctgtcgccggagCGGCAAGCGGTCGATCCTTGATCTGCTGCGCATTTGCGGGCGGGGTCACGTCGTCGGTACCTTCGGTAGCAAGtggatcggtagctcgctgtttggcagctggtgtacgagtgaacgcggcagctagctcccgcctacgtgtgtagatgccgatcaatgacactagaagaccagcgaccccgataaccgagttggccgaccaagcagagttgctttccgggactggtgtgtgtgccgaaggcgtgccagcgcttgccgttccggcggcggCATCTTCGGCGCGCGCGCAcaagccctcgcgtccctgcggCTCGCCAGCGACCGTCGACTCAACGTGTTGCACGACACGAAGTGTCTCTTTCTTCTTCGCTCGGTTAAGTCGGTTCCCCTCTAccaagcgccttccggcttcgaatcgtccagggtgtttaggtcggtTCGCGGGTGgctcggggctcgtgattctctccaccaacgccgaaggcgtacgtgcaggttcatgAGCAGTTTTTTGATGATGCTCATCATCagcagcttgtttgtcaggttccgctgacccgtttgccgttccggcaggct
Protein-coding regions in this window:
- the LOC5509189 gene encoding EGF-like repeat and discoidin I-like domain-containing protein 3 isoform X4 codes for the protein MLFLQILRFTFYIFFILAFLPFLIEGTSNGKQRNSEFDFSFGNFIKNSSSYLEGPIISRSFTGDALSCWMRCLDVLECLSVNVAAIADSSLKFWCELLSVDKYSCPDEKYQPNSTSDHYEMKSACEHKPCNNGTCHTSKLDDTYTCVCHDVFIGENCDIKEARALGMEDYRIKDDQITQSSYYFDYYMGKYARLNLDANSTSPRAWIAHGSDPEKWIQIDLKRLVIVTKVQTQGSTGADNWITSFTISYSLDGTNWSVYQEGGVDKTLLKDKNYR